A window of the Eleutherodactylus coqui strain aEleCoq1 chromosome 8, aEleCoq1.hap1, whole genome shotgun sequence genome harbors these coding sequences:
- the GPBAR1 gene encoding G-protein coupled bile acid receptor 1 — MELDSPQKNVSDSENENQERLIILLSWPLSAFIIFSNLFIIIGIVFNKKLHNTANYFFLSLLFADFFTGVLLPCIPRMKFNKNLGYYGCFLAFISPNFFFLSFLANLLMVHYEKYLCIMYPLRYRGLWVHRCAALSLVLVWTFPLVFSCFPLLGWNNWKNNDTCSYEQVFPHAYIYLETYGVVIPSILAMSFISIKLLSVARKQLKEIKKLHRSVQRNGVTEMEHQMDLRYAKCIAVFSLTFIICWVPYIALLQVSVLVIEKYKISLWVVLTLTCVGSGSAAVIPVILGLSHRQYTKLWRNLYKKYCQFCCKPRQNATSHRQDTQSKEEAPECELTAV, encoded by the coding sequence ATGGAGTTAGATTCACCTCAGAAGAATGTGTcagatagtgaaaatgaaaaccAAGAGAGGCTCATTATCCTGCTGTCTTGGCCCCTCTCGGCCTTCATCATCTTCTCCAACCTTTTCATCATCATTGGAATCGTCTTCAACAAAAAGTTGCACAACACAGCCAATTACTTCTTCCTCAGCCTACTGTTTGCAGACTTCTTCACCGGTGTTCTCCTGCCCTGTATCCCTCGGATGAAGTTTAACAAGAACCTGGGATATTATGGATGTTTTCTTGCCTTCATATCTCCTAATTTCTTCTTTCTATCATTCTTGGCCAACTTGTTGATGGTGCACTACGAGAAATACTTGTGCATCATGTATCCTTTGCGCTATCGGGGACTTTGGGTGCACCGTTGTGCCGCGCTCTCTTTGGTCTTGGTGTGGACTTTTCCCCTAGTTTTTTCCTGTTTTCCCTTGCTGGGCTGGAATAATTGGAAAAACAACGACACATGCTCCTATGAGCAGGTGTTCCCACATGCTTATATATACTTAGAGACGTATGGGGTGGTCATCCCATCTATCTTGGCCATGAGCTTCATCAGCATCAAACTGCTTTCAGTGGCCAGGAAGCAACTGAAGGAAATCAAGAAGCTCCACCGCTCGGTGCAGCGAAACGGGGTGACGGAGATGGAGCACCAAATGGACTTGAGATATGCCAAATGTATTGCGGTCTTCTCCTTGACGTTTATCATCTGTTGGGTTCCTTACATCGCTCTTCTTCAGGTCTCAGTGCTGGTCATAGAGAAATATAAGATCAGTTTATGGGTTGTCCTGACGCTGACATGTGTGGGAAGCGGCAGTGCTGCCGTCATCCCCGTTATTCTGGGATTAAGTCACCGGCAATATACCAAACTTTGGAGGAACCTGTACAAAAAATATTGCCAGTTCTGCTGCAAGCCCAGACAGAATGCAACAAGTCACCGCCAAGATACGCAGAGCAAGGAAGAGGCGCCGGAATGTGAATTAACTGCAGTTTAA